Proteins encoded by one window of Channa argus isolate prfri chromosome 13, Channa argus male v1.0, whole genome shotgun sequence:
- the snphb gene encoding syntaphilin isoform X4, protein METGYMVSMRPTKGYASTKSPTKGYTSTKSPDRHSRSTNSPSTPRSRRTPAAPSNRDPYGNASLSSSNSGSCKGSDCSPTKGRHQKYTSCTDNHGIQPPLPEQYLTPLQQKEVCIRHLRARLKETINTLQDRDTEIDELRGQLCRMQEDWVEEECHRVEAQLALKEARQEIQQLKQAVETVRARLSDAGGLSGDVGVQKYFQDINIQNHKLENLLLSMELAQAGLAKEGVAIPGCRTRVGGSAPASVSGESPGGVPRLTVGGRGSCSCDGSPARSLTRSSTYTKLSDQALVDRSTNGQDFPCLSGDGTQDSGFVCCGESGVPSRADLLLEAAFLTEETASLLNSYTQTFSHSLPNTLPHTFSHTLPHSFPHSLSHPVPHPMPHSSTYEKLCTGERLTPFRCGLGGVGCMSHPCLSHHHLYLHPLRETGIQTESCPIPTATGCPSDLDTIAEQRTFRSQACSPTSTWLSDEGEEELDSITTTTSVTNATVMSTATEPIPVSKTPLFPPLPRSASVACSMESPLCGQQEGVEEEEKQENEKREKETTADQRQDETTVIPQEDERQLLQMDSVGGNVAEDQGALDEATATSAGMNREFKFVGCCGEGRQSGTALENLSVEDVSMLAGPTQAEKENMSGSNPGLSPGVEQPHTSQPRRSTSHEEIAGFTVVEVRDEDDDEDESKEPGATEGAAAAAAEEEDESDSGTIQKSYWSRHFLVDLLAVAIPVVPTVAWLCRGPARAGQPMYHIGSLLRGCCTVALHSLRRGGGLRHYPAGGGDLGGSQI, encoded by the exons ATGGAGACAGGTTATATGGTCTCAATGCGTCCGACTAAAGGCTATGCATCAACCAAGTCACCAACTAAGGGATACACCTCCACCAAGTCCCCGGACCGCCACAGCCGTTCAACAAACTCTCCCTCCACCCCTCGTTCTCG ACGGACACCTGCCGCCCCCAGCAATAGAGATCCCTATGGTAACGCCtccctcagcagcagcaactcAGGATCTTGTAAAGGCAGCGACTGCAGCCCCACAAAAGG ACGTCACCAGAAATACACTTCGTGTACGGATAACCATGGTATTCAGCCCCCTCTCCCAGAGCAATACCTCACACCCCTGCAACAAAAAGAGGTGTGCATCCGACACCTGCGGGCCAGGCTAAAAGAAACCATCAACACTCTGCAAGACAG GGACACAGAGATAGATGAGCTGAGAGGCCAGCTTTGCAGGATGCAGGAGGACTGGGTTGAGGAGGAGTGTCATCGTGTCGAGGCGCAACTGGCCCTGAAGGAGGCGCGTCAGGAGATCCAGCAGCTCAAACAGGCCGTGGAAACTGTCCGTGCCAGGCTCAGTGATGCCGGGGGGCTCAGTGGGGATGTAGGGGTCCAGAAGTACTTCCAAGACATCAACATTCAGAACCACAAGCTTGAGAACCTCTTGCTTAGTATGGAATTAGCCCAGGCCGGATTAGCCAAAGAGGGGGTAGCCATACCAGGCTGTCGGACCCGTGTCGGGGGTTCAGCTCCAGCATCAGTATCAGGGGAAAGTCCAGGGGGAGTACCCAGACTGACAGTGGGAGGGAGGGGTTCTTGCTCCTGTGATGGCTCCCCAGCCCGCTCTCTGACTCGCAGCTCCACCTACACCAAGCTGAGCGATCAGGCACTGGTGGACCGGAGCACCAATGGGCAAGACTTTCCTTGTCTGTCAGGTGACGGCACCCAGGACAGCGGCTTTGTGTGCTGCGGGGAGAGCGGTGTCCCCAGCAGGGCTGACCTCCTGCTGGAGGCCGCCTTCCTCACCGAGGAAACGGCATCTTTACTCAACTCCTACACACAGACCTTCTCCCACTCTCTGCCCAACACTCTGCCTCACACCTTCTCCCACACCTTACCTCACTCTTTCCCTCACAGTTTGTCCCACCCTGTGCCCCACCCTATGCCACACTCCTCCACCTATGAGAAGCTGTGCACAGGTGAGAGGTTAACGCCATTTCGTTGCGGCCTGGGCGGAGTAGGTTGCATGAGCCACCCCTGCCTGTCCCACCACCACCTGTACCTTCATCCCCTCCGGGAGACGGGCATTCAAACGGAAAGTTGCCCCATCCCCACAGCGACTGGTTGCCCCTCTGATTTGGATACCATTGCAGAGCAGCGCACTTTCCGCTCGCAGGCCTGCAgccccacctccacctggtTGTCTGACgagggggaggaggagctggactCTATCACCACTACGACTTCGGTAACCAATGCAACGGTCATGAGTACAGCTACTGAGCCGATCCCAGTTTCCAAAACACCCCTGTTCCCTCCCTTACCACGGTCAGCTAGTGTAGCGTGTTCCATGGAGAGTCCTCTGTGTGGACAGCAGGAAGGagtggaagaggaagaaaagcaggaaaacgaaaaaagagagaaggaaactACTGCAGATCAGAGGCAAGATGAAACAACAGTGATCCCACAGGAGGATGAAAGGCAGCTGCTGCAGATGGATTCAGTAGGTGGGAATGTGGCGGAGGACCAGGGTGCACTGGATGAGGCAACAGCAACATCAGCAGGGATGAACCGCGAGTTTAAGTTTGTAGGATGCTGTGGAGAAGGTAGGCAGAGTGGGACAGCACTGGAAAACCTCAGTGTGGAAGACGTTAGCATGCTAGCAGGACCAACTCAGGCAGAGAAGGAAAACATGAGTGGAAGTAACCCAGGATTATCACCAGGTGTCGAACAGCCTCATACCTCCCAACCAAGGAGATCTACTTCCCATGAGGAGATAGCTGGTTTCACAGTTGTGGAGGTGCGTGATGAGGACGATGACGAAGACGAAAGTAAAGAACCGGGTGCCACagagggagcagcagcagcagcagcagaggaggaagatgaatcAGACTCTGGGACAATTCAGAAAAGCTATTGGAGTCGTCACTTCCTAGTTGATCTGCTAGCAGTGGCCATCCCTGTTGTGCCGACGGTTGCGTGGCTGTGCCGGGGCCCCGCCCGTGCCGGACAGCCCATGTACCACATAGGGTCGCTGCTGCGAGGCTGTTGCACTGTGGCACTGCACTCGCTGCGCAGGGGAGGTGGGCTGAGGCACTACCCCGCAGGCGGGGGAGACCTGGGTGGATCGCAGATATAA